The following proteins come from a genomic window of Enterobacter chengduensis:
- the tagH gene encoding type VI secretion system-associated FHA domain protein TagH: protein MRFTIISTKPGHQPPQSSCDFYAPGGTIGRGTDNNLVLPDNDRTISRLQAIVHVDANGECRVTNRGSVTRVVLNDIPLERGRQVELQDGDILGIDDYRIEVAELIHDTQPVSRMAASMQQQARPAAASAPAPQPKPASAAPRGKTEPTAVPTEIWDSLMQEFSISDSISSNRTKPQPAASHDPFSQPAAPERNAEDPLAMFNDSDPTLERKHVDPDTLFSDEALFKKESIFDDVTPSTLVQPGETNPVKPEEEAADELDPLALFGGKASAPAARNDDPLGLMGGAPLTHPDDVIDDKPAPVSEPEQEEDVLADSPLFAPEPQEEPRAEEEPARPDYAGFTLPTPQAVARSSAQAPKGRLRIDPVNNAASPTATANSGEKGDVLQGELLEALLEGMGLSEMQPVPQFDRENMRQLGQILGMFSQGTVALLSSRSILKRGVKADMTMVLDDANNPFKLLPTGKTVLIQMFGTPMPGFMPPTKSVRDALIDLQAHQLGMISGIRAIIAAMLQSFNPEQLEEQAKQNGMTSRLALPGSRKAALWDYFVRSYGETAGETAGEIEDDFHTLFGEAFLHAYDMEVNQYKDSQSGSEDK from the coding sequence ATGCGATTCACGATTATTTCTACGAAACCCGGTCATCAGCCGCCGCAGAGCAGCTGTGATTTTTATGCCCCGGGCGGCACCATTGGGCGCGGTACGGATAACAATCTGGTGTTGCCGGACAATGACCGCACCATCTCGCGCCTGCAGGCCATTGTTCACGTTGACGCCAATGGTGAATGCCGTGTCACCAACCGTGGCAGCGTCACCCGCGTGGTATTGAATGATATTCCGCTGGAGCGGGGGCGTCAGGTTGAACTGCAGGATGGCGACATTCTCGGTATTGACGACTACCGTATCGAAGTGGCTGAGCTTATCCACGACACGCAGCCCGTCAGCCGTATGGCGGCCAGCATGCAGCAGCAGGCGCGTCCGGCAGCCGCATCCGCGCCCGCTCCGCAGCCGAAACCGGCCAGTGCTGCACCGCGCGGAAAAACCGAGCCGACCGCCGTGCCAACGGAAATCTGGGATAGCCTGATGCAGGAGTTCTCCATCTCCGACAGCATCTCAAGCAACCGCACAAAGCCGCAGCCTGCGGCGTCGCACGACCCGTTCTCTCAGCCTGCGGCCCCGGAGCGTAACGCCGAAGATCCGCTGGCGATGTTCAACGACAGCGATCCCACGCTTGAGCGTAAGCATGTCGACCCGGACACGCTGTTCAGCGACGAAGCGTTGTTCAAAAAAGAGAGCATTTTCGACGACGTTACCCCGTCAACGCTGGTGCAGCCGGGCGAGACGAACCCCGTTAAGCCAGAGGAAGAGGCGGCGGATGAGCTCGATCCGCTGGCGCTGTTTGGCGGTAAGGCCAGCGCGCCGGCCGCGCGAAATGACGACCCGCTCGGGCTGATGGGCGGCGCGCCGTTAACCCATCCGGATGACGTGATTGACGATAAGCCTGCGCCAGTGTCGGAACCTGAGCAGGAAGAGGACGTGCTGGCCGATTCCCCGCTGTTCGCTCCTGAGCCGCAGGAAGAACCGCGTGCTGAAGAAGAGCCCGCGCGCCCGGATTACGCCGGCTTTACCCTGCCTACGCCACAGGCCGTTGCGCGCAGCAGCGCGCAGGCGCCGAAGGGCCGCCTGCGCATCGACCCGGTCAATAACGCTGCCTCTCCAACCGCCACGGCAAACAGCGGTGAGAAGGGCGACGTGCTGCAGGGTGAGCTGCTGGAGGCGCTGCTGGAGGGGATGGGGCTGAGCGAAATGCAGCCCGTTCCGCAGTTTGACCGCGAAAACATGCGTCAGCTGGGACAGATCCTCGGCATGTTCTCCCAGGGGACCGTGGCGCTGCTCTCCTCGCGTTCTATCCTCAAGCGCGGCGTAAAAGCCGACATGACCATGGTGCTGGACGACGCCAACAACCCGTTCAAGCTGTTGCCAACCGGGAAAACCGTCCTGATCCAGATGTTCGGCACCCCGATGCCGGGCTTTATGCCGCCAACAAAGTCCGTGCGCGACGCGCTGATCGATCTGCAGGCGCACCAGCTGGGGATGATCTCCGGCATTCGCGCCATTATCGCCGCGATGCTGCAGTCCTTTAACCCGGAGCAGCTGGAAGAGCAGGCGAAGCAGAACGGCATGACCTCGCGTCTGGCGCTGCCGGGCAGCCGCAAAGCCGCCCTGTGGGACTATTTTGTTCGCAGCTATGGCGAGACGGCGGGCGAGACGGCGGGCGAGATTGAGGATGACTTCCACACCCTCTTCGGCGAGGCCTTCCTTCATGCGTAT
- a CDS encoding putative T6SS immunity periplasmic lipoprotein: MVMKQLLSVVAIALTVSACVSHPAQYQSLSVTLKNNEPCFAIPAISGLDAPVTSHSPTIMKRAGNEWKAISPPSTFSPEVTLTTQQCHQWKGIAWQAGEYDVALKVSGKNDSIRYAARFTLQEDPSGQFKLTQTE; encoded by the coding sequence ATGGTTATGAAACAGTTACTCAGTGTTGTAGCAATCGCATTAACGGTGAGTGCCTGTGTCTCTCATCCTGCACAATATCAGTCGCTTTCGGTTACGCTAAAGAACAACGAACCCTGCTTTGCTATTCCCGCTATCTCCGGGTTAGACGCGCCTGTCACCAGCCATTCGCCCACCATAATGAAACGCGCGGGAAATGAATGGAAAGCGATATCGCCGCCGTCAACGTTTAGCCCTGAGGTGACGTTAACGACCCAACAGTGTCACCAGTGGAAGGGGATTGCGTGGCAAGCCGGAGAATATGATGTTGCTCTGAAAGTGTCAGGGAAAAACGATTCTATTCGCTATGCTGCCCGTTTCACCTTACAAGAAGATCCTTCAGGCCAGTTTAAGCTTACGCAGACTGAATAG
- a CDS encoding Hcp family type VI secretion system effector — protein sequence MAIDMFLKVEGVTGESKDSNHTGWTDITSFSWGASQPGNMSVGGGGGAGKVNFNDLHVNALIDKSTTAILKHCASGKHLTKVELSVCKAGGQQVEYTRITLEDVLVTSVQYTGADNGDTVGVTYAFQAAKVKQQYWEQTTAGGKGAESSAGWNIKENKEA from the coding sequence ATGGCTATTGATATGTTTCTGAAGGTCGAGGGTGTTACGGGCGAATCTAAAGATTCTAACCACACCGGCTGGACTGATATTACCTCCTTCTCCTGGGGCGCTTCCCAGCCAGGTAATATGAGCGTTGGCGGTGGCGGCGGTGCCGGTAAAGTTAACTTTAACGACCTGCACGTTAACGCCCTGATCGACAAATCCACCACCGCTATCCTGAAGCACTGCGCCAGCGGTAAACACCTGACCAAAGTTGAACTGTCCGTCTGTAAAGCCGGCGGCCAGCAGGTGGAATACACCCGCATCACGCTGGAAGATGTGCTGGTGACCTCTGTTCAGTACACCGGTGCAGACAACGGCGATACCGTTGGTGTGACCTACGCGTTCCAGGCTGCGAAAGTGAAACAGCAGTACTGGGAGCAGACCACTGCCGGTGGTAAAGGTGCTGAAAGCAGCGCTGGCTGGAACATCAAAGAGAACAAAGAAGCGTAA
- a CDS encoding T6SS amidase immunity protein Tai4 family protein translates to MFKKILYLFLFLTSCSSYSANTGLQFFHQQTYRQVMKDYVLARCLAEVADDGGQFSADAGLSASALLEWMPFDVENGMGKIEAVINKYKDEKNSFHSERSQKIKGVTLNCLRLYHSDELNKLVPQVIVGDPDRTWIQDNPQ, encoded by the coding sequence ATGTTTAAAAAAATACTTTATCTGTTTCTTTTTCTGACTAGTTGCTCATCTTATTCTGCTAATACGGGCCTTCAATTCTTCCATCAACAAACTTACAGACAGGTGATGAAAGATTACGTTCTGGCACGCTGTCTTGCAGAGGTGGCAGACGACGGTGGCCAGTTTTCTGCTGATGCAGGGCTCAGCGCAAGCGCACTTCTGGAGTGGATGCCCTTCGATGTTGAAAATGGCATGGGGAAAATTGAGGCTGTGATAAATAAATATAAAGACGAAAAGAACAGCTTTCACTCTGAACGTTCACAAAAAATCAAAGGCGTAACGTTAAATTGTCTCCGTCTTTATCATAGCGACGAATTGAATAAACTGGTTCCTCAGGTAATAGTTGGCGATCCTGACCGCACCTGGATTCAGGATAACCCGCAGTAG
- a CDS encoding T6SS effector amidase Tae4 family protein — protein MKPLYAQLKAQHYSSNESRPGYVPRDDLFNEIGYDASVLIKSNPGYMNTCAVRMSLALLKCDVKFEGRLAIKSGPYKGKKLEPGAKLLADQLYKASVFGKAEIYTDIREAGQKLRNRKGVIFFNRITNYNGGHIDLLEPVGDNMMQCNSDCYTDCKEIWFWELR, from the coding sequence ATGAAACCGTTGTATGCACAGTTAAAAGCACAACATTACTCCTCTAACGAATCGCGGCCGGGTTATGTCCCTCGGGATGATCTCTTTAACGAAATAGGTTACGACGCAAGCGTGCTCATTAAGTCTAATCCGGGGTATATGAATACTTGCGCAGTGCGAATGAGCCTTGCTCTCTTAAAGTGTGATGTTAAATTTGAAGGGCGTTTGGCTATAAAGAGTGGGCCATATAAGGGTAAAAAACTTGAACCTGGTGCGAAGCTTTTGGCTGATCAGCTCTATAAAGCGAGTGTGTTTGGCAAGGCAGAAATCTATACTGATATTCGAGAGGCAGGTCAAAAACTCCGTAACCGCAAAGGTGTGATTTTCTTCAACCGTATAACTAATTATAACGGTGGACACATCGACCTATTAGAACCGGTAGGGGATAATATGATGCAGTGCAATTCCGATTGTTACACCGACTGTAAAGAGATTTGGTTCTGGGAACTGAGATAG
- a CDS encoding Rap1a/Tai family immunity protein yields MKLLTLHVLLFTGLLGATPLWAANGQNDSSNLLRDPNTLSRNDVQMSGEKFLSAWLAKDNEQEQLKANMYLLGVMDATEGKSWCGYTVALPGSLRESIYSYFKKLPENRKKEPAALLITEALAQDLPCKKGVQS; encoded by the coding sequence ATGAAGTTACTTACCCTACATGTTTTGCTGTTTACCGGTCTATTGGGAGCGACGCCATTATGGGCTGCTAATGGCCAGAATGACTCATCAAATCTTCTACGCGACCCTAATACACTGTCCCGTAATGATGTACAAATGAGCGGGGAAAAGTTTCTTTCAGCGTGGCTCGCAAAAGATAACGAACAGGAGCAGCTTAAAGCGAATATGTATCTGCTTGGGGTAATGGATGCGACGGAGGGTAAATCCTGGTGTGGATATACGGTCGCATTGCCCGGTTCATTACGAGAGAGCATTTACAGCTATTTCAAAAAATTGCCTGAAAACCGTAAGAAAGAACCTGCAGCATTGTTAATCACCGAGGCTCTGGCACAGGATTTACCGTGCAAAAAAGGAGTTCAATCATGA
- the tssC gene encoding type VI secretion system contractile sheath large subunit gives MSNQTQQHEQQAGQAFSQDEFSALLNKEFRPKTDQARSAVESAVKTLAQQALENTVTFSNDTYRTIQNLIAGIDEQLSQQVNQIIHHDEFQKLESAWRGLSYLVNNTETDEMLKIRFMSISKQELGRTLKRYKGVGWDQSPIFKKIYEQEYGQFGGEPFGCIVGDYYFDHSPQDVELLGEMARIGSAAHCPFITGTAPGVMQMESWQELANPRDLTKIFQNTEYAAWRSLRESEDARYLGLVMPRFLSRLPYGIRTNPVDSFDFEEQTDGANHNSYSWANAAYAMAANINRSFKEYGWCTSIRGVESGGAVENLPCHTFPSDDGGVDMKCPTEIAISDRREAELAKNGFMPLVHRKNSDFAAFIGAQSLQKPAEYHDPDATANARLASRLPYLFACCRFAHYLKCIVRDKIGSFREREEMERWLNDWVMNYVDGDPANSSQETKSRKPLAAAEVQVQEIEDNPGYYAAKFFLRPHYQLEGLTVSLRLVSKLPSLKTKDA, from the coding sequence ATGAGCAACCAGACTCAACAACACGAGCAGCAGGCGGGTCAGGCGTTCAGCCAGGATGAATTCAGCGCGCTGCTGAACAAAGAGTTCCGCCCGAAAACCGACCAGGCGCGTTCCGCCGTAGAAAGCGCGGTGAAAACCCTGGCGCAGCAGGCGCTGGAAAATACCGTCACCTTCTCGAACGATACCTACCGCACCATTCAGAACCTGATTGCCGGTATCGACGAGCAGCTCTCGCAGCAGGTGAACCAGATCATTCACCACGACGAGTTCCAGAAGCTGGAGAGCGCCTGGCGCGGCTTGAGCTACCTGGTGAACAACACTGAAACCGACGAGATGCTGAAGATCCGCTTTATGAGCATCTCCAAGCAGGAGCTGGGCCGCACCCTGAAGCGCTACAAGGGCGTGGGCTGGGACCAGAGCCCGATCTTCAAGAAAATCTACGAGCAGGAGTACGGTCAGTTCGGCGGCGAGCCGTTTGGCTGCATCGTGGGCGACTACTACTTCGACCACAGCCCGCAGGACGTTGAGCTGCTGGGAGAAATGGCGCGCATCGGCTCTGCGGCGCACTGTCCGTTCATCACCGGTACCGCGCCGGGCGTGATGCAGATGGAGTCCTGGCAGGAGCTGGCCAACCCGCGCGACCTGACCAAAATCTTCCAGAACACCGAATACGCCGCCTGGCGTTCGCTGCGTGAATCTGAAGACGCCCGCTACCTGGGCCTGGTGATGCCGCGCTTCCTGTCGCGCCTGCCGTACGGCATTCGCACCAACCCGGTCGACAGCTTTGACTTTGAAGAGCAGACCGACGGCGCGAACCACAACAGCTACTCGTGGGCGAACGCCGCCTACGCGATGGCCGCCAACATCAACCGCTCCTTCAAAGAGTACGGCTGGTGCACCTCGATTCGCGGCGTGGAGTCCGGCGGGGCGGTAGAGAACCTGCCGTGCCACACCTTCCCGAGCGACGACGGCGGCGTGGACATGAAGTGCCCGACCGAAATCGCCATCAGCGACCGCCGCGAAGCCGAGCTGGCGAAAAACGGCTTTATGCCGCTGGTTCACCGCAAAAACTCCGACTTTGCCGCCTTCATCGGCGCGCAGTCCCTGCAAAAACCGGCCGAGTACCACGACCCGGATGCCACCGCCAACGCGCGTCTGGCCTCCCGCCTGCCTTACCTGTTCGCCTGCTGCCGCTTTGCCCACTACCTGAAGTGCATCGTGCGCGACAAAATCGGCTCCTTCCGCGAGCGTGAAGAGATGGAGCGCTGGCTGAACGACTGGGTGATGAACTACGTGGACGGCGACCCGGCGAACTCCTCCCAGGAGACCAAGTCCCGCAAGCCGCTGGCGGCTGCGGAAGTGCAGGTGCAGGAGATTGAAGACAACCCGGGCTACTACGCCGCGAAGTTCTTCCTGCGTCCGCACTACCAGCTGGAAGGTCTGACCGTTTCCCTGCGTCTGGTTTCTAAACTGCCGTCGCTGAAGACGAAGGATGCGTGA
- the tssB gene encoding type VI secretion system contractile sheath small subunit encodes MAMSNSGQKFIARNRAPRVQIEYDVEIYGAERKIQLPFVMGVMADLVGKPVENLPAVDERKFLEIDIDNFDERMKALKPRVAFQVDNTLTGEGKLNVDLTFDSMDDFLPDAVARKVEPLNKLLEARTQLSNLLTYMDGKNGAEELIAKILQDPTLLKSLSQLPKNDESAKGSEE; translated from the coding sequence ATGGCAATGAGTAACAGTGGGCAGAAATTCATCGCACGTAACCGTGCCCCCCGCGTGCAGATCGAGTACGACGTAGAGATCTACGGTGCAGAACGTAAAATTCAGCTGCCGTTTGTGATGGGCGTCATGGCCGATCTGGTCGGCAAACCGGTGGAAAACCTGCCGGCCGTCGACGAGCGTAAATTCCTCGAAATCGACATCGACAACTTTGACGAACGCATGAAGGCGCTGAAGCCGCGCGTGGCGTTCCAGGTGGATAACACCCTGACCGGCGAAGGCAAGCTCAACGTCGATCTGACCTTCGACAGCATGGACGACTTCCTGCCGGACGCGGTGGCGCGCAAGGTCGAGCCGCTGAACAAGCTGCTGGAAGCGCGCACCCAGCTCTCTAACCTGCTGACCTATATGGACGGCAAAAACGGTGCGGAAGAGCTGATCGCTAAAATTCTGCAGGATCCGACGCTGCTCAAATCCCTGAGCCAGTTGCCGAAAAATGACGAAAGTGCGAAAGGTAGCGAGGAATAA
- the tssA gene encoding type VI secretion system protein TssA produces the protein MNIEEFLAPISADRPCGENLEYDADFQAMSQASLGKAEQQFGDTIIPAEPADWNTVEKYATGLLTRTKDLRVLLALTHAWTRRRGLAGYADGLLLVQEAIARYWEPLYPLLEEYGETDPFYRINALAGLSDKSDLTVAVRNASLLRSNGDEISLKDAQALLDGSKTECPDYPGGRPRLIDELSRGNQPGTATVIVINERLLAIRELLTGHLGESGVPEMEQLLKTVGLVASACQVTDISTLLPNREAQAQTQAAPQPAAAQPVQPVADWRSVQVTSRADAQLMLEKAKQYFAQYEPSHPAPLMIERVQRLSELNFMDIIRDLAPDGVNQLENIFGRRE, from the coding sequence ATGAACATCGAAGAATTTCTCGCGCCGATAAGCGCCGACAGGCCCTGCGGCGAAAACCTGGAGTACGACGCTGACTTCCAGGCAATGAGTCAGGCAAGCCTTGGGAAAGCGGAACAGCAGTTTGGCGACACCATTATCCCGGCAGAGCCCGCGGACTGGAACACGGTCGAAAAATATGCCACCGGCCTGCTGACCCGCACCAAAGATCTTCGCGTCCTGCTGGCGTTAACCCATGCCTGGACGCGCCGCCGCGGGCTTGCGGGCTACGCGGACGGGCTGCTGCTGGTGCAGGAGGCCATCGCCCGTTACTGGGAGCCGCTCTATCCGCTGCTGGAAGAGTATGGCGAAACCGACCCGTTCTACCGCATTAACGCCCTGGCAGGGCTGAGCGATAAATCCGACCTCACCGTCGCCGTGCGAAACGCCTCGCTGCTGCGTTCAAACGGCGATGAAATCTCGCTCAAGGATGCCCAAGCGCTTCTGGACGGCAGCAAGACGGAGTGTCCGGACTATCCCGGCGGGCGTCCACGGCTGATTGACGAGCTTTCTCGCGGCAACCAGCCGGGAACCGCCACGGTTATCGTCATTAACGAACGGCTGCTGGCCATTCGCGAGCTGCTTACCGGGCATCTTGGTGAAAGCGGCGTGCCCGAGATGGAGCAGCTGCTGAAAACCGTGGGGCTGGTGGCGAGCGCCTGTCAGGTAACCGACATCAGCACGCTGCTGCCGAACCGTGAGGCGCAGGCCCAAACGCAGGCCGCGCCGCAACCGGCGGCCGCGCAGCCCGTTCAGCCGGTCGCCGACTGGCGCAGCGTGCAGGTCACCAGCCGCGCCGACGCGCAGCTGATGCTGGAAAAAGCGAAGCAGTATTTTGCGCAGTACGAACCGAGCCACCCCGCGCCGCTGATGATTGAACGGGTGCAGCGGCTGTCAGAACTTAACTTTATGGACATTATTCGCGACCTGGCGCCAGACGGCGTTAACCAGCTGGAAAACATCTTTGGGCGCCGCGAATAG
- the tagF gene encoding type VI secretion system-associated protein TagF, which translates to MTNTPAMNRYSWYGKLPSAGDFLQRRFPDTLQRQWSHWFQVGLLAWQQEEQRSGERQFHKAPVWNFVVPPMLGSQMIQMGCLLPGRDSVGRQYPVCLQLSFSPSEWSTSLLSQAESWYQQIGRLGLHAVRNSFSASQLDEMLMTIPAPQPVEPQKRSDILDVIGYDEDGQNTLGWPQAAECFDPLRQTSYWWTNRCDGYPLYTHVHSGNFTGQLFTLLFDPAGGARPGRHGLYPPMFE; encoded by the coding sequence ATGACGAATACCCCTGCGATGAACCGCTACAGCTGGTACGGCAAGTTACCCAGCGCCGGAGATTTTTTGCAGCGCCGCTTTCCTGACACTTTACAGCGCCAGTGGTCACACTGGTTCCAGGTCGGCCTTCTGGCCTGGCAGCAGGAAGAGCAGCGCAGCGGCGAACGCCAGTTTCACAAAGCGCCGGTCTGGAATTTTGTCGTACCGCCCATGCTGGGCAGCCAGATGATCCAGATGGGCTGCCTGCTGCCCGGCCGGGACAGCGTGGGCCGACAATACCCGGTTTGCCTTCAGCTAAGCTTCTCTCCGTCAGAATGGTCGACCAGCCTGCTGAGCCAGGCCGAAAGCTGGTACCAGCAGATTGGGCGCCTGGGGCTGCACGCGGTGCGCAACAGTTTTTCCGCCTCACAGCTGGATGAAATGCTGATGACCATTCCGGCGCCGCAGCCCGTCGAGCCGCAAAAGCGCTCCGACATCCTGGATGTGATTGGCTATGACGAGGACGGCCAGAACACGCTGGGCTGGCCTCAGGCGGCCGAGTGTTTTGATCCGCTGCGCCAGACCAGCTACTGGTGGACCAACCGCTGCGACGGTTACCCGCTTTACACCCACGTGCACAGCGGCAACTTTACCGGGCAGCTTTTCACCCTGCTGTTCGACCCGGCAGGCGGCGCCCGCCCGGGACGTCACGGTCTCTATCCGCCCATGTTTGAATAA